TAAACATCCCATCTGCAAAAGGGCGGAATCAGCAACAGAACGACCAGCAGAGCCCTTCTCTGTTTGTTTCTCTCCAAAACTTTGTCTCTTCAGGGTCTGTAACCAGCTTCGGAAAGACCAAAAACTAGGGACTACTTTTGAGTGAGAGCACGAGGACATACTCAGCGTAGCAGTCATAATGCAAAACTATCGACTGTCTCGacctccacagccacagccagTTGAGGCCTCTCTTTGTCTGCCGCAGTCCAGTCTGACGGTGTCCACAGCTTATATCTCGGTTCTTGTTCCTCCTCgcgtctttttttttcccttgCAAAGCTGCGAGTAACCCTGAGTCTTATTTATCCCTCAGCCCACTTTGAATATTATCCAAGACGAGGAAAGACGGCACTCGACGTGGTTCGAGATTCGGAACGTACGTAAAATAGGCAGGGGACCTATGAATACCATTTGAGGTCAGCTCGTTGGCCTTGGGCGTGTTCGTGGTGTTGGCAGGTGGGAGGGCACAATTCCGAATTGGATGCACCCAAGGTCCAGGCACTGTCCGGGAAAACGCCGGCGGGCCAGAAATGCGAGGGGGGAGAAAACAAAGATAAGCCGGAGATTAGAAAGACCAAATACCACACTCACAGATATTTAACTATCCCCCAGAGCATTCCCCGAGCAAACTTTTCTGATGAGAGAATAACACCCGATCGGCACCTGACAAACGAAGCGGAAAGGAGACGAGAAGTACACTAAAGGGGCCAGATAGTGGGAGGCGGTGGAAGCGAACGGAGACGTGGGGTTTCCCAATGAGAGACAAGGGAAATAATATCAAGCTATTCCAAGTAAAGAGCCGCCGGAAGTTGCTGGTATAGATTGGCTAGGATGGATTTGATGTTTCAATCCAATATCCGTGAATTGAATTTGTTACTCTTACAAATCCCCGGAGTTGTCAAGACCATTtccgcagcctcaggcaacaaGGCTTTAGCTGCTTCACGCAGATTCATGCATATTCACGGTCTTATTATTGCAGTGAGCTTGCAGCAAATTTTCTATGTAGATTTCAGGTGCagaatttatttattactcTGCAACCACTATCTAAATATTGCTAATACTAGTAACACTGGTGATTACTTTCTGTCAAGATCAGTATCTACCTGTAAGTACTTTAACACCCCCACCAGTGGTTTGTGAGCACCCACTTTATGGCACAGGAACAATTGCACAAGCATTACTGTCTGTGATTGAATTCCAGGCTATAGCGGAGATCAATCATATCATTGTCGTAGTCGTAGTCGTAGGGGCCCCGAGACCCAGATGTAAAACAGCGCTCTTCCGTCCTATTTCAACTCCGCCCCGAAAGACTCTTCTGAACTCCTCCGGTATTAATATGCAATGTAAGTCATTTTCGAACTTTGCAGTGATGTCGTGTTAATAACACGTTCCCTGAGCCAGAGCATCTCCATCTACATCCCCGGCCGTTCCTAGACGTCCAGCATCGCCCTTCTGAACCTGCGAGTCCCGGCCCACGACTACCGAGTTCACGGCTTAGGAATCAGGAGCATTCGGCGTGAGGGTATTGTAGGGGAATTGTGTCAGGCTAAACGTGGAACCGCAAATTTCGCTGTATGACTCAAGCTACTTTCTAGGTCTTCTCAAGGTAACCGGAGCGAGGTAACACGAAGGGATCTAATATCACTCGGGCTGGGTTTCCTGAGAGCCATGGTAGGCAAAGCAAACAAGAAATGATATGGGCGAGAAACGATCCTTCTGTGTTGGGGACGACTCAAAATGTGGTGAAATTCCTATGAAGAATCAGTGGATAAGCGGGGTCTTGACGCGGAATGAAGGAGTATGAGGCGCCACCACATgcgagaagaaggcgggACTCTAGCAAACCTCAGAGAAGAATACAGCTCTTGGTCTTGGGAGTCTCAGGACGCAGAGATATATGACCCTTTCGGTGAATTCAACGGAGAACCGGCAGAGAGCAGCGAGAGGGAGAgcggggaaagggaaaggcgGACCAATGCTGGAAAGTCGGCGCAGAGCGAGCGAAGTGCGCGATTCCCGTTCCGTCTCGCTGCTTTGCTCTCAACGCTCTCTTCgctcttttccctctcttGCTTCCTCCAGCCCCTCTCCCAAATCCCTCGATTACTATGTAGTCTCCGGCCATGGTTTGAGCTCTACATACATCTTCTCGCCGTTTATTCCCCAATTGCCGCCCTTTGTCTTGCTCTTTTCTTGCCCTGCGTCACCTTTTTCCGTCTGCACGAGTCGCTCGATAACTCCAGCTCTCAATCGCCTGCGACAGCTCGCCTACGGGCAGCTTTCGCTACGCCGCACCTTCTGTTTGGTTTCATCTGGGATTGAAGGCTCTCTCCATTTTCCCTTGACGGTTTttttctccagcttcaaccctTTTGGTCTGGTTTTGCTGCGGTGGAGTAGTCCTCCGCCACAATGAGCCCCCGACGGTCTTCTCGTGCTCGTACCTCCCAACCTTCGCCGGCAATCCATCACACAAAttcttccagctcttcgaatTCACACTCCATGACTCGAGAACGAAGCACGAGATCGAACCACAAAAACCCCTCCCCACGCTCTCAGTCCGATGACGACGCAGACAAGGGCGATTTTCGCGAGACgcgccaacgccaacgcgCGAGAGGCGACGACGAAAACGATCTACAATCAAAACTGGGCGAtggggaggacgacgatgtggaagaggaggatgaagaagaggttaCTCGCTGCCTCTGTGGACAACAGGATTACCCAGGCCTTCCCGCGTCTCGTCGGGAGGCCCTCGGTCGCAATGGCGCGCGGGGTGGAATCAAAGATGAGAATCCTCCAAATTTCTCCGTGAACTCGTCCGACTTGGTGTCAGATGATGTCGGTAGCATGTTCATCCAATGTGACTCCTGCAAAGTCTGGCAACATGGTGGCTGTGTAGGGATCATGGACGAGGCTATGAGCCCTGATGAGTATTTCTGTGAAGAGTGTCGAAAAGACCTACACAGGATCAGGAGCGAAGCAAATGGGTAAGTTCTAACTCATTTTCGTTGCCTTTAATTTTTTCATTCTCTCCCGGTCATCCTGGTCGTGCTCAGTCAAAGAGGCTTCACTGTACTACGAGCTGGTTTTGTGTTCGCTTTATACATTCCGTTCTCGCGTTAACAACATTCACACACCAACCCACCATCCCCTTTGGATGCGTATCCAAAGCCTTGTTTTGTCACATATAAACATGAAGCTTTTTCGCTTACGATCTCTCAGATCACATTCTTCTCAGTACCTTCCCGtcgctcctcttccccccTCTACGGTATCATCCCGAGACTCTTCGCGAGATAATTCAAAGCGTGGGAAGGATCAGAAATCACGAAATTCGGACTCTTTTCCCAACCCGAAGCGTCGATCTACCATGAACAGTCGTGACGCGGCttatgacgaggaggagcagtTGCGACGGGCCATTGAAGAAAGCAAGGAAGATAACAAAACTACTGACGGGGAGGAAAGCGCTAGCCGGAGACCCAAAAGGAGCCGAAGCGATAGTGAAGCGTATGCTAAACTCTGGTGTGGGCGCGTTTTTGGAAGTAGAACACTTGCTAACATGTGCCTCATACAGATACCGGCAGGGAGCAAAACGACAGCGGACCAGCTCGCCTTCCCCTGATATTAATTCAAAACAAAGTAATCCAGCCTCACCAGCTGCATCAGACGACGAGTCAAAATCGAGAACAAATGCCAATGGCAACAGAAAGCACAGAGCAGCATCGCGGGGCCAGCGTGACAAGGACGTGAAGGAGCCTGACGACCAGGAAGCCGAGCAGGCAGAAGCTGCAAGCCGGAGGAAAGGACGAGGCGATAGGCGGAAAGGCGAAGGTAAGTTTTAATGATGATTTGTGATCTTGCGAATTTCAGCTAACCGTGCTCAAGGAGCCGATTCGGATCATGATATAGTAGCGTCTCCGATCAAAGCGACTGCGAATGAATCCGAACTTCCTCAACCAAGCCCTGACACCTCCGTCCCCGCTCCGGATTCTGCTCCCCCGCGGCCGTCCACACGTAAATCCGGAAGGCCACCTGCGCGGCGTGGTCGCGTGGGACGCAATCAGTACACTCGGGACCGAGATTTGAACGGGACCGGAACAGACTCGAACACGGGCAATTCTCCACGTCGTGGGCAGTCACTTGAAATGGCCGCAGACTCTCCGCGAATCGGTACTATCAGTACCCCAGTAAACGGCACGGACACTGGGAAGCCTAGTCGGCCTCGCTACGTCCACCAACGGACAACGATGAATGAAATGAAAAGACGTGTAGCGGCTATCTTGGAATTCATATCACGGATGCAAGTCGAAATGGCTGTCGCAGGCGAGAGTACAACTCCGCCTGAACGAGCCAATGGAACGGACCAGCAAACAATCGGCGATCAGCTGGAAAGCATCCTGTCGAAGGGTGCAGAGGAGGGGTCCACAGATAATGTTGATGGGGGCGCAATCCTTGGCGGCATTCCACTGCCATCAGAAAAGGACTTCAGGGCCTTGAGCAGTGTCGAAATGATGGATGTGCTCACCCGCCATCTACTCAAATGGCAGCAAGAATACGGCAAGTTCGGTGAGAGGTGACGAGCCCTCGCCCCGTCAATAACTTCCCAAGCCCGCAGCTGTTTTACGATAACCCGCCCCGCTGCCTTGATTGAAATTCCATACCTACGATACCCTACCTTCCTTACTACCTATATTGCCCACCTCAGTGGGCAGACATGTATAATATGGCTTTACGTTGCTTCCAGGACAACATATACTACACGGGACATCAGATTCGGCGTTTTTATTTCTACTCTTATTTCTCTCTCCAATGTGGCGGTTACTCCATTTCTACGTATACTCCTTGCAGTGTTTCATtcattttccttttctttttccattcTACTAAAACATGATTTAGTGGTTAATTGCTATGATCCCGTCAACTTACCAACAGACATGATACGGCGCGGCGTTCGTTGTCTTTTGGCTGAATACATTCAATTGCTTATTAACTCACCGAGGCAATAACTTAGTTAACTTAACTATTTCATTTGTCTCATCTTGGATCATTAACATTCCCTGAGTCTTGCTATCTAAAAAATTTTGGGATCGCGTAAATTAACTCCAACTGCGTCTAAAACTCTATAGTCAGCAACTCTCGCTCGGGATGTGTACTTTGACAATCAAAACGTAACTATCAGGCCCTATATTAGGACACACGGGAATTCACGATATATTCGCAAACAGATGCGGACGGGTggctttggagaagctgaGGGATCTATCTGAGGCATAAAAATCGTTCTCGCGCTCGTCGATCAAATTAGTTTCGGACCACAAGATGCCGTAAAGCGATTAGTATATAGTAGAAGAACAGGGTGGCCATCAGAAAATGTTGAtggcagaaaagaaaagtagACGTTAGGTTGTCAAAAGCGCATCGTTGGAGTGCTTCAGCCATTCTGCGACAGCACACCGCGATGTTAGGAAGAAGCGACAAAGTCGCAGTCGCATGAACTACAAGAGAAAAGAAGTAGGAAACGAAACAAATCTACATTCCATTACGATTGTTACATACAAAGGCCCATGATAAAAAGGGTCAAGCTCCAACAGTTTCCCTAAACAGGCAATTCCATCATTGCATAATTTAATTCCCAAGTATCAGATACAAGCTTGCTTAGGTTTCTCAAGTCATCATCGATCGTGCAGGAAGAACAAAGGAAATTATAAACAAAACAGACAAGGTGGATGACGTCAGTGAATACGCCAGTCCAGTAAGCAGACCAACTCCTATTGGATGAAACCTTAAAGTAAGGCTCCTCCCGACAGGGGACACGCTTACAGGCGGGAGGCGTGGATCACCTTGAAGTCAACAACCAGCTCGCGACCACCGTCATTGATGACTAGGACACGGACGGAGCCACGGCCCTCATGGAAGGCATCGCGAATGCGGCCGTGCAGGTTGTCCTGAGGAACAACGGGGAGACCGGTCTTGACGTCGCCGCTCTCGGTGAGAGCAACAAGGCTGCTGTCgcggatgtcgaggatgcgGTAGGTCTTGTAGACGGGGCCGAGCATGGTCTGGACGACAacggagggggaggggttggagatgaagctggaCTCCTCGTGAAGCTCGCGGGTGAAGAGGTCGACACCGAGGTAGCGGTGCTGGCCAGTCTGGGGCGAGGTAGAGATGCGGATCACCTGGGAGGGGCGGCCCTGCAGGATCAAGATGTCGCCGGCACGGATGAAGTGGCAGGGGATCGGAACGGTCTCGGCGGTGGAGGCGCCGCCACGGGGCTCGACAATGCGGACATTCTCGCGAACACGAACTGGGCCCCGTTCGTCAGCGACAACTACTTCTTCGCGGTGATCATGGTGATCATGGTGACCATGGTcatgatggtggtggaagggGTGCGTGATGCGGTCCACAGCGCGTTCCACACCACGACGGAAGGAGTGGTAGTTaccgtcgtcgtcgtagtAACCCATCTTGCGAGCTTTAGGGTGATCAACTACGGTAGTAGTTTTCAAAACtttgagcttgttgctggaaggAGCAGGAGGCTTGACACTCTCTACGCTAACCTGGCGGTTGTCGTAAGAGTTTCCGCGGGGAACGTCTAAAGGACGGGACTCGAAGCCTCGGTCGTAAGAGACGTTGGAAGGCGCGGGCCGGCTATAAACGTCCGAAGTTTGCTGGCGAGGAGCTTCGTACGAGACGTTATAAGACGCGGAAGGGCGGCTGTAAACGTCCGAAGTGTGCTGGCGGGGAGCTTCGTAAGAGGCTATGGGACCTTGGGAGCGACGATCGAAAGAGGAGGCTTGAGCGTCGTATGTAGGATCAGTACGACGACGATACTCGCGCTCAGTGATGTCAAGCTGGTTCTCAAAGGTCTTGTCGTAGGTCtgctccttgtccttgtaGGAGTCTTGGAAGCGGTGCGCAGGAGGCTCGCGGTAGCTAAAGGCAGAATATATTAGAAGAGGGAAGGGTATGTCAAGACAGGCAAGGTAAGGTCAGGTAAGTTGAGGCAAGGTGAGGTAAAGTAAACAAAGAGACACGAGGGGACAAAACGCGGTGGCAGGGGACAGGCATGATTGGATTGTTTTTATTTGGGGCTGGGACAATTGgatttttgttttgttttggaGCCACGTAATTTAGCGGAGGGACTAGACAGCTCTAGCCGGAAGCCACTCGCCGCCCAAGCTGACAAGTGGTCGAGCTGGGGTGACACCGCTTCTTGTGCTCTCCACTTGGGCAGTTTGATTGGGGAGCGGATCCCAGGCAGCCAAACGGGGGAGTCGTAAACAGTAAACAAACCAGAAAAAAAGCAAGGAAATACAGCCCAAAACGTACCGGTCACGGGCAAGGTCTACCTGAGGGTATCGGGTATCTTGCACACGTTCGTCAACGACGGTGAAATCGTCACCTCTTCGGCGGTCTGAGCGACGTTCGAAGTGAAGATcgacttcttcctttccgTAGGCCCGGGGGTCAGGGAGAGGGGCAGAGGTTCGAGTATCTTCCCGTTCGACGTGCGAAGTGCGATCGAGGTTGACTTCTCCCTCTACTCTCTCAGCGGCAAGAGTAGTCTCAGGAACAGCGTCACTCCGGTACGACGACGGGAAGACACTGAAGGGAATGGGGACGCGGGCGTCAAAGTCCAGGTTGGCTGTCCTTTGAGCGTCTTTTCTCGAATCTCTTCCGAACTGTTAAATAACAACTCGGAAGATGAGACAAGAAAAGACTTTTCAACGGGGAAGTCTTTCTCGTAAGAGAGGAAGTTGGAGTACAAGATAGATCTAACGATAGATCTATACTCGACTGCTGATGTGGAGAATTCCTGGGGTAGGAATGTAAAGATAAGCTTAACGCTGGGAATGTGAGATGGGAATGTGAGGATAGAGatgaagaaagggaagagagagaagagaagagaagagcgaggcGACGAGTGAGGAGCTTTAAGATTGCAgtcgctgttgttgttgttacgCGTTTGTTTACGGCGCCTTTCCCCATTGGGGTCCAGCCTTCTTGTTTTCCTGCTCTTCCAGACTTGCCCTCCTCATTGCCCAGGGTCTCTCAGCTCCCGTAGTGAATCGCCATTATTATTGTCAATAAACAACTTGGTTCCCCCGAGGTATCACCTGCTAGCCTCGTGAAGATAGGAGTTCAATTCAGTCTCCAAACCAACTCATGGGTGCAATGGCACCCGTCAGACTAcgtcttcaccgtctccatccaGGCACCCCTGCAGCTCAATTCAGACCACAGCCTCTCGCTCAATGAGAGTCCCTGAATCAAAACGACATTCCAGAGGCAAAACAAGCGAAACCCGCGCCTTATCACATGCAGCAACAGGATCACAGAAGGTTTAGATGAACCAATGGTCCCCCAATGAGCAATCGCAATCTCATCGCACAGCTCCTCTTCCCAGCCACACCACGCATCACCATGGCAACAGCTCGTCCTTTCCCGGGTCTAATCGGGCTGCTTAGCGCTGACTCCGCTGAGTTGCACTCGATCGACAATGGCAAATGCGGATGCTCCAATCGGCCACAGGTTCGAGCCCAACCTCGCCGAATCTCATCAGCAGATGGTCCTGGTGGTTTGAGGGACTCTCAACGTTGGAGACCTCCAGCACTTGTTCGCGGCCCCGCGGGCCATATCTGAAACCACTTTCTGAGACTCGTCATATAATTCTGGTGATTTGGACAGTGCTCCAATCTCGTGGTGGTTTACCATTGGCATTCTACCGAGGACAGCTTTCCTtcgcccctcctcctcgctcagcTCACGGCTCCACTATGAGGTGAGCACGGTCTTGAGGAGCTCGGCCATGATTGCTCACGATTCACCCAAATGCAACAAAGGCCGGATCATCGGTGAGATTGCGAAAATGCACCAGTCTTTTTGCCCAACTTTTGCCTCCAAATTCCTGCCACAAGAGAGTCGAGCCTGGTCTCGACTTGCCTCTCCCTCACTTCCCCGCCGGAGCCCAGACGACCGAGTCAATTCGGGAAAACAATAGCAGTGGCTGGCTCAGTTGGCTGGTTCGCCGTGTGGAGTCGATCCGTCCATCGATCGGAGTGGAGGTTGACTCCGTCCCGAGGTTGTTGCGCTGCCAACATCTAAAGCTCCTCGCTCATCCTCTCTCCTAGTGTACGGTGTAGGTccaaacaagcaaacagCCTGTTGCAAGGTTCCCGAGATACCCGGATCTCCAAAGTCAACACCTCAGCGTGCAATCACATCAAAATCATACATTGACAAtggtctattattatctcttCATTTTATTATCCTAGTCAATTTATCAAACAAAGGGCGTAAACGAATCAATTAAGCGCTGCCGCCCGTCAATTACCTAGAGATCGTTTTCGGTATATATAACATGAGTGAACCAGGGCATTCTAGAAATGCCCATCAAATGAGGGTATCAATAATTGTTCGTCAGAAAAGAATGATAATGTCACATATTAATCGGTGCTGTCACAAACAGCAGCAGTTCAGGCATGATTAATTCAGATCACACAGTTAGGTGATGATGCAAcaaatattaaaaaaattatctTAAACAAGAtaaggaaagaaaggaagtGTGAATATGTAGGTGAGATAGCATAAATCAAATGAAATCATCAATATGTCAAGAGACGAAGCAAGACCTGTGTGGTTCGGGTATGGTTACCCTTTAATGCCAAATGCTTTCTTTAGTCGCGAGAATCGCTTTTTGCGACCAGATCCTTCAATGACCACGTCAGATGCACGATTAGTCCCTGTAGCCGGTGGTTCCTGGCCTTGCGATGGGTGCAAATCAGTCGAGATAGCTTTGCTGCCGTTTACTGCACCTCCATCGGGAGCTTGAGGCTGTAAGGGTTGTTGGGATGTGGATGGTGCCGACATTGATCCAATGCCAGAGTCAACAGGGCCACCATTTTCGGAACCGAGAGGCCAAGTGGTCGTATCGCCAGACGGTGACTTTTGCTGAGACTTCTTCAGGAGTCTGGAGGGACTCCCCACACTTTTGTGGGTGCCATTTGTAACCTGTGGGCTTTGAGCCTCCATCGGGGAATGCTCCGGAATTGAACCATTCGGAAGAAGTCCTGGCGGTTGCGACTTTCCGCGTTGGGTGAGCGGTTTTGACTTTCTCATACTCAAGCGATTGAGAAGGTTAGGTTTGCGACTTGACCCACGATTAAGCATTTGCTGCAGTTCCTCCTCCGTCATGCCACGAGATTTAGCCACTGCAGCCAGCGCAGGGTCTCGAGCAGTCGTCGGTTGGGACCGACGAACAGAGGTTTTCCCTGCAGAGGCAGGACGTCTTTCTCCATCAGAGCTATCCTCCAGTTCAGTAGAGTCTCCGTCGTGGGCACCCTTCCGACGTGGGATACCGCGCACGGGACGCATATCATTATCACTCATGCTTCTGACTGGACGATGTCCCGGTCGCTTTAATCTGCGATTCTGAATGCCACCATCCGAGTCCGAATCTGAGTCGGGAAACCGGGAAGCAAACGCTGCACCA
This genomic interval from Aspergillus puulaauensis MK2 DNA, chromosome 7, nearly complete sequence contains the following:
- a CDS encoding putative transcriptional regulator (Cti6) (BUSCO:EOG09260NE0;~COG:B;~EggNog:ENOG410QDBI;~InterPro:IPR011011,IPR001965,IPR019787,IPR003903;~PFAM:PF00628); the protein is MSPRRSSRARTSQPSPAIHHTNSSSSSNSHSMTRERSTRSNHKNPSPRSQSDDDADKGDFRETRQRQRARGDDENDLQSKLGDGEDDDVEEEDEEEVTRCLCGQQDYPGLPASRREALGRNGARGGIKDENPPNFSVNSSDLVSDDVGSMFIQCDSCKVWQHGGCVGIMDEAMSPDEYFCEECRKDLHRIRSEANGSHSSQYLPVAPLPPSTVSSRDSSRDNSKRGKDQKSRNSDSFPNPKRRSTMNSRDAAYDEEEQLRRAIEESKEDNKTTDGEESASRRPKRSRSDSEAYRQGAKRQRTSSPSPDINSKQSNPASPAASDDESKSRTNANGNRKHRAASRGQRDKDVKEPDDQEAEQAEAASRRKGRGDRRKGEGADSDHDIVASPIKATANESELPQPSPDTSVPAPDSAPPRPSTRKSGRPPARRGRVGRNQYTRDRDLNGTGTDSNTGNSPRRGQSLEMAADSPRIGTISTPVNGTDTGKPSRPRYVHQRTTMNEMKRRVAAILEFISRMQVEMAVAGESTTPPERANGTDQQTIGDQLESILSKGAEEGSTDNVDGGAILGGIPLPSEKDFRALSSVEMMDVLTRHLLKWQQEYGKFGER
- the hexA gene encoding putative Woronin body protein HexA (COG:S;~EggNog:ENOG410PN96;~InterPro:IPR008991,IPR001884,IPR012340,IPR037318, IPR014722;~TransMembrane:1 (i37-55o);~go_function: GO:0003723 - RNA binding [Evidence IEA];~go_function: GO:0003746 - translation elongation factor activity [Evidence IEA];~go_function: GO:0043022 - ribosome binding [Evidence IEA];~go_process: GO:0045901 - positive regulation of translational elongation [Evidence IEA]), with protein sequence MRRASLEEQENKKAGPQWGKAPDCNLKAPHSSPRSSLLFSLFPFFISILTFPSHIPSVKLIFTFLPQEFSTSAVEYRSIFGRDSRKDAQRTANLDFDARVPIPFSVFPSSYRSDAVPETTLAAERVEGEVNLDRTSHVEREDTRTSAPLPDPRAYGKEEVDLHFERRSDRRRGDDFTVVDERVQDTRYPQVDLARDRYREPPAHRFQDSYKDKEQTYDKTFENQLDITEREYRRRTDPTYDAQASSFDRRSQGPIASYEAPRQHTSDVYSRPSASYNVSYEAPRQQTSDVYSRPAPSNVSYDRGFESRPLDVPRGNSYDNRQVSVESVKPPAPSSNKLKVLKTTTVVDHPKARKMGYYDDDGNYHSFRRGVERAVDRITHPFHHHHDHGHHDHHDHREEVVVADERGPVRVRENVRIVEPRGGASTAETVPIPCHFIRAGDILILQGRPSQVIRISTSPQTGQHRYLGVDLFTRELHEESSFISNPSPSVVVQTMLGPVYKTYRILDIRDSSLVALTESGDVKTGLPVVPQDNLHGRIRDAFHEGRGSVRVLVINDGGRELVVDFKVIHASRL